From Mariprofundus sp. NF, the proteins below share one genomic window:
- a CDS encoding sigma 54-interacting transcriptional regulator: MKQSAFILLVEDNDDFRCILQEALEATGYHVTAAANATRAQEAMSIGKFDLTILDVRLPDGNGIELMREFRQSDPDMGIIIMTGYAEVDTAVDAVRLGANDFLKKPFDIDEMLVRISELMKTRQLKKDNLSLREQIRSQTSREGLIGHCESIRKLQETIKLLANSDSTVLISGESGCGKEVLAKALHKSGSRSGKPMVSINCGAIPEELLESELFGHVKGAFTGAIRARPGRFEIANGGTIFLDEIGDMSPKLQVKLLRVLQERCFEPVGSQQSIHVDVRVIAATHRDLEEEIMAGRFREDLYYRLNVIPLYLAPLKDRGDDILLLADHFISHFNKEKESSITGFSDEAKRSMLSYAWPGNVRELQNLIERVTTLKRDGIVEVEDLPSRMISDKERVLQSFQMDVTAAEQIDLKATVDEFESHLILSALKRFNWNKNRAANFLAMNRTTLVEKIKKKGLQPAES, encoded by the coding sequence GTGAAACAATCTGCATTTATCCTGCTGGTTGAAGATAACGATGACTTCAGATGCATCCTGCAGGAGGCGCTTGAAGCCACAGGTTATCATGTAACCGCAGCAGCCAATGCCACCCGTGCACAGGAGGCGATGTCTATTGGCAAATTTGATCTGACTATCCTCGACGTTCGCCTCCCCGATGGTAACGGCATTGAGCTAATGCGTGAATTCCGTCAGTCCGACCCTGACATGGGCATTATTATCATGACTGGCTACGCCGAAGTAGACACTGCTGTCGATGCAGTCCGCCTTGGCGCCAATGATTTTCTGAAAAAACCATTCGACATTGATGAGATGCTGGTGCGTATCAGCGAACTGATGAAAACCAGGCAGCTGAAAAAAGATAACCTCTCCCTGCGCGAGCAGATCCGCAGCCAAACCAGCAGAGAGGGGCTGATTGGTCACTGTGAGTCGATTCGCAAACTCCAGGAGACCATTAAACTGCTGGCCAATTCTGACAGTACGGTACTTATCAGCGGCGAGTCCGGCTGTGGCAAAGAGGTGCTGGCCAAAGCACTGCATAAATCAGGCTCCCGCTCCGGTAAGCCGATGGTCTCCATCAACTGTGGCGCCATCCCTGAAGAGCTCCTTGAATCTGAACTGTTCGGCCACGTAAAGGGCGCATTTACCGGTGCCATTCGGGCCCGCCCGGGCCGCTTCGAGATCGCCAATGGCGGCACTATCTTTCTTGATGAGATAGGCGATATGAGCCCGAAACTGCAGGTTAAACTTCTGCGCGTCCTTCAGGAGCGCTGCTTTGAACCGGTAGGAAGCCAGCAGAGCATCCATGTTGATGTGCGTGTTATTGCAGCAACCCATCGCGATCTTGAAGAAGAGATCATGGCCGGCCGTTTCAGAGAAGACCTCTACTACAGGCTCAATGTCATTCCACTCTATCTGGCACCACTTAAGGATCGCGGCGATGATATTCTGCTGCTTGCTGATCACTTTATTTCGCACTTCAACAAAGAAAAAGAGTCCTCTATCACCGGCTTTTCAGATGAAGCCAAACGCTCTATGCTCTCTTACGCTTGGCCAGGTAATGTCCGCGAACTGCAAAACCTGATCGAGCGGGTCACCACACTCAAACGTGATGGCATCGTTGAAGTCGAAGATCTTCCCTCGCGCATGATCAGCGACAAAGAGCGCGTACTGCAGAGCTTCCAGATGGATGTGACAGCCGCAGAGCAGATCGATCTGAAGGCCACAGTGGACGAGTTTGAAAGCCACCTGATCCTCTCAGCCCTGAAACGTTTCAACTGGAACAAAAACCGTGCTGCCAATTTTTTGGCTATGAACCGGACAACGCTGGTCGAAAAAATCAAAAAGAAGGGGTTACAGCCCGCTGAAAGCTAA
- a CDS encoding response regulator, with the protein MKRPRLLLAEDDEALASLLEEYLLEANYDVTLHRRGDTALEALKQDRFDLVLTDIVMPGADGLTLLRHVVHDELSDTLVILMTGYSGIENALHAVEQGAYDFVSKPFQLPEIRVRLDNASRYQQLLRSWNEITGENSAAGEAVQPSGHAVVKAYGQSLKGGY; encoded by the coding sequence GTGAAACGCCCCAGGTTGTTGCTGGCCGAAGACGATGAGGCTTTGGCTTCACTATTAGAAGAGTATCTACTCGAAGCGAATTACGATGTAACCCTGCATCGTCGTGGCGATACGGCATTGGAGGCGTTAAAACAGGATCGCTTCGATCTTGTGCTTACCGACATCGTCATGCCTGGCGCCGATGGTTTGACCCTTCTTCGTCATGTCGTTCATGATGAGCTTAGCGATACCCTTGTTATCCTGATGACCGGTTACTCCGGAATCGAAAATGCCCTGCATGCCGTTGAGCAGGGCGCCTATGACTTTGTAAGTAAACCTTTCCAACTTCCTGAAATCCGTGTTCGACTCGACAACGCCTCCCGTTATCAGCAGCTGCTGCGCAGTTGGAATGAGATCACTGGCGAAAACAGTGCAGCTGGTGAGGCTGTGCAGCCTTCAGGTCATGCCGTGGTCAAGGCCTATGGCCAAAGCTTAAAGGGTGGTTACTGA
- a CDS encoding BolA family transcriptional regulator: protein MSQKAELIQRTLEAEFNPESIKIEDESWKHAGHAAAKESGGGHFTVQIKSSSFNGLSRMQSHRKVMQALKPLFPATIHAVSIRTEATTS from the coding sequence TTGAGTCAGAAGGCAGAACTTATCCAGCGTACGCTTGAGGCCGAATTCAACCCTGAGTCGATAAAGATCGAAGATGAGTCCTGGAAGCATGCAGGCCATGCAGCTGCAAAAGAGAGCGGCGGCGGACACTTCACTGTTCAGATAAAGTCCAGCAGCTTCAATGGTCTGTCACGCATGCAGAGCCACAGAAAAGTAATGCAGGCCTTAAAACCTCTTTTCCCTGCCACCATCCATGCTGTCAGCATCAGGACTGAAGCAACCACAAGCTGA
- a CDS encoding diguanylate cyclase: protein MSQVELLNKLLDDMDVVRPVVLAAMPDDIELRATTRRMIAALEQIRQSPGIPNNTHLWAIQQFAKLLDAQHGPLLRPNHSGTISDDAKAAVEAQVEQRQALIMHALQDIPVTRALLDSTSGMIGEKAPKSDSLQRAARHLQQLLQKHLQHDVALRTELEQLVDAIAPSLQAISNVLEEAGEESDELKQAKLLLEQELPDDIEQARAVLQQARLGILSAGNKLSSASEKLHESIQLNVEKLSTLSKQLEEAESEARNDPLTGLANRRRLAEYLKTLGQSKFCFLVVDIDHFKKINDTHGHDVGDEVLQQMAQMLDACTRSTDLAARVGGEEFCVIFPDTDLENSTHLAETLRHSIEMKSFRTTAGMIDITASIGIAEHQPNTDHANTFKAADEALYQSKRNGRNQITVSQQA, encoded by the coding sequence ATGAGCCAGGTCGAACTACTCAACAAACTTCTCGATGACATGGACGTGGTTCGCCCTGTTGTCCTTGCCGCCATGCCCGATGATATCGAGCTTCGCGCAACCACGCGGCGCATGATCGCCGCCCTTGAGCAGATCAGGCAGAGCCCCGGCATTCCGAACAACACTCACCTCTGGGCCATCCAGCAGTTTGCAAAGCTATTGGATGCTCAGCATGGCCCACTGCTTCGCCCTAACCACAGCGGCACGATCTCTGACGATGCCAAAGCGGCAGTAGAGGCTCAGGTGGAACAGAGGCAGGCGCTTATTATGCATGCCCTGCAGGATATCCCGGTCACCCGGGCCCTTCTCGACAGCACCAGCGGCATGATTGGTGAAAAGGCGCCCAAAAGCGACTCTCTGCAGCGTGCTGCCCGCCACCTGCAACAGCTGCTGCAGAAGCACCTGCAACACGATGTGGCACTGCGTACTGAGCTGGAGCAGCTGGTCGATGCCATCGCCCCCTCCCTGCAGGCAATCTCAAATGTACTGGAAGAGGCAGGCGAAGAGTCCGATGAGCTAAAACAGGCCAAACTGCTGTTGGAGCAGGAGCTCCCTGACGACATTGAACAGGCCCGAGCTGTATTGCAACAAGCGCGCTTGGGCATACTTTCAGCCGGCAACAAATTGAGCAGCGCCAGTGAAAAGCTGCATGAATCGATCCAGCTCAACGTCGAAAAACTATCAACACTCTCCAAACAGCTCGAAGAGGCAGAGTCTGAAGCCCGCAATGATCCGCTAACAGGCCTGGCCAATCGCAGACGCCTGGCGGAATACTTGAAAACACTTGGCCAGTCCAAATTCTGCTTTCTGGTTGTCGATATTGATCACTTCAAAAAAATCAATGATACCCATGGCCACGATGTCGGGGATGAGGTGCTGCAGCAGATGGCGCAAATGCTGGATGCATGCACACGCAGCACAGACCTGGCCGCACGTGTAGGCGGCGAAGAGTTCTGCGTCATCTTTCCCGACACAGACCTGGAGAACAGCACCCATCTGGCTGAAACACTGCGCCACTCCATTGAGATGAAATCATTCAGAACTACAGCTGGCATGATCGATATCACTGCCAGCATCGGTATCGCTGAACACCAGCCAAACACAGACCACGCCAACACCTTCAAAGCCGCCGATGAGGCGCTCTACCAGTCCAAAAGAAACGGCCGCAATCAGATCACAGTCTCCCAACAGGCATAA
- a CDS encoding PilZ domain-containing protein, translating to MAEAKNDHGRQDFRVNDMIPISDEKMTQEAFEINKTKVGIKSRQSSMLQDMVGRDVFAGEAHEGMNPDVANMLESLDAKLNYLIGVNVLNDASHSELEERAVNLSVTGVSFITSNQYSPGDNTKIILMLPSFPPSTLELLGTVRRVESRDGKRIWIGVQFYYRCDEEEDSISKYVYRRHRETIRSRSRNRDG from the coding sequence ATGGCTGAAGCGAAAAATGATCATGGAAGGCAGGATTTTCGTGTCAACGATATGATCCCTATTAGCGACGAAAAAATGACGCAGGAAGCTTTCGAGATCAATAAAACCAAGGTAGGGATCAAGTCCCGGCAGAGTAGCATGCTGCAGGATATGGTCGGCCGTGATGTCTTCGCAGGTGAAGCCCATGAGGGCATGAACCCTGATGTTGCCAATATGTTGGAGTCACTTGATGCCAAACTGAACTATCTGATCGGTGTCAACGTGCTCAATGATGCCAGCCATAGTGAGCTGGAGGAGCGGGCTGTGAATTTGAGTGTGACAGGTGTGAGTTTTATCACCTCCAATCAATACTCCCCTGGTGATAACACAAAAATTATCTTGATGTTGCCATCATTTCCGCCTTCTACGCTGGAGTTGCTTGGCACTGTGCGAAGGGTGGAGTCCAGAGATGGCAAGCGCATCTGGATCGGTGTCCAGTTCTATTATCGCTGTGATGAAGAGGAGGATTCGATCTCAAAGTATGTTTATCGCAGGCATCGTGAAACGATCCGATCACGCAGCAGAAACAGAGATGGTTAA
- the yhbY gene encoding ribosome assembly RNA-binding protein YhbY, which yields MPLNNKQIAALKTKAHPLKPVIRIGQKGITENLIAETELALNIHELIKVHIAEDDRSVRKAAGETLAAKTGAEIVNYIGKICTLYRKRESDS from the coding sequence ATGCCCCTTAATAACAAACAGATCGCAGCACTGAAAACCAAAGCCCACCCCTTAAAGCCAGTCATCAGAATCGGTCAGAAAGGCATCACTGAAAATCTCATTGCAGAGACCGAACTGGCGCTCAATATTCACGAGCTGATTAAAGTTCATATTGCCGAAGATGACCGCAGCGTACGCAAGGCCGCAGGCGAAACGCTGGCGGCAAAAACAGGGGCAGAAATTGTTAACTATATCGGAAAAATCTGCACCCTCTATCGCAAACGGGAATCCGATTCTTGA
- a CDS encoding HD domain-containing phosphohydrolase: MLNLLIIEDQPAVREVVAEIAGELSEEVRVAQVGSLEEARAVLVSEEWNGLITDMSLGDGNALELIASLKEEGVKMPPTILMSGFLTSARMAQALQLGIEHVLAKPFAPDVLLDCLEKMLSRDDEHTPAADKPKRQKRTSDRLLPEMFEMDRRLGLVYRMFDEIPAQHDVSSVCASALNLAVEVVHAKGGYLAFFERRHHKLVMVSSQGMGEVAPSCTLDETSFQPLVAGDEELIQSFPDAPGICWPGVEEPHHVAIPVRLQGVSMGVLCLLDPASSEPLKSETRQMLGLLVKELDTLLDNRAVHAALADNMRETLIALVRSLEARDRYTRDHSGRVGSLSAVLAEDMGLDQDRVDLIRTGGLLHDIGKCGIPDAVLLKPDRYTENEFAIMKAHPAIGDNILKNMDTMIRERLMLRHHHERFDGLGYPDQLAGEDIPLEARIVCVADAIDAMTTHRVYRMARPLSFCVEQLKAGSGTQFDPEVVKVALAAIERGAVSTQADEQQNIEGVMPLSALISVKTEVRNYG, from the coding sequence ATGTTGAACCTTCTTATTATTGAAGATCAGCCTGCTGTGCGCGAGGTGGTCGCTGAAATTGCCGGTGAATTAAGTGAAGAGGTAAGAGTTGCTCAGGTTGGTAGCCTTGAAGAGGCTAGGGCTGTGTTGGTTTCTGAAGAGTGGAACGGCCTTATCACTGATATGAGTCTTGGTGATGGCAATGCACTTGAACTGATTGCATCACTCAAAGAGGAGGGCGTGAAGATGCCCCCAACCATTCTGATGAGTGGCTTTTTGACATCAGCCAGAATGGCGCAGGCGCTGCAGCTGGGCATCGAACATGTGCTGGCCAAGCCCTTTGCACCGGATGTGCTGCTTGATTGTCTGGAGAAGATGCTCAGCAGAGATGATGAGCATACCCCGGCTGCAGACAAGCCAAAGCGTCAGAAGCGCACCTCTGATCGTCTGCTTCCAGAAATGTTTGAGATGGATCGTCGCCTGGGCCTTGTCTATCGCATGTTCGATGAGATCCCCGCTCAGCACGATGTCTCATCTGTCTGCGCCAGCGCTTTGAATCTTGCCGTTGAAGTGGTGCATGCCAAGGGTGGTTACCTTGCATTCTTTGAGCGCAGGCACCACAAGCTTGTCATGGTCTCCTCTCAGGGTATGGGGGAAGTCGCGCCATCCTGTACGCTTGATGAGACCTCTTTTCAGCCTCTGGTTGCTGGCGATGAAGAGCTTATTCAATCCTTCCCTGATGCTCCGGGCATCTGCTGGCCGGGGGTGGAAGAGCCTCATCATGTCGCCATTCCTGTTCGTCTGCAGGGTGTTTCGATGGGTGTGTTATGCCTGCTTGATCCGGCATCGAGTGAGCCTCTGAAGAGTGAGACCCGTCAGATGCTGGGGTTGCTGGTCAAAGAGCTGGATACCCTGCTGGATAATCGTGCCGTGCATGCGGCACTGGCTGATAATATGCGTGAGACTTTGATTGCGCTGGTGCGCTCGCTTGAGGCGCGTGACCGTTATACCCGGGACCACTCCGGGCGGGTGGGTTCACTTTCTGCCGTGCTGGCTGAGGATATGGGGCTGGATCAGGATCGTGTCGATCTCATTCGCACCGGTGGGCTGCTGCATGATATCGGCAAGTGTGGTATTCCTGATGCGGTTCTGCTTAAACCAGACCGGTATACTGAGAATGAGTTCGCCATCATGAAGGCGCATCCTGCGATCGGGGACAATATCCTGAAGAACATGGATACCATGATCAGGGAGCGGCTGATGCTACGTCACCATCACGAACGTTTTGATGGCCTTGGTTACCCGGACCAACTGGCCGGTGAGGATATTCCTCTTGAAGCACGTATCGTCTGCGTGGCTGATGCCATTGATGCGATGACCACGCATCGTGTTTATCGTATGGCAAGGCCCCTCTCTTTCTGTGTTGAGCAGCTGAAGGCAGGTTCTGGCACGCAATTTGATCCAGAGGTAGTCAAGGTAGCCCTTGCCGCGATAGAGCGCGGGGCGGTTAGTACGCAGGCAGATGAGCAACAGAACATTGAAGGTGTTATGCCCCTGTCAGCCCTGATATCTGTAAAAACTGAGGTTCGTAACTATGGCTGA